The Salvia splendens isolate huo1 chromosome 20, SspV2, whole genome shotgun sequence nucleotide sequence ACATAACAACTTCATCCTGCCACCGCCGCAAAGACACTCGGGTATCATGTCCAATTCTTCAGTTACCGTCGACATTGGCTCGctacaaaacaaaaaacattgagaaaatatgtaattatttataataaccTCACAATAAGATACTGCTTATATAACAGATGTAATCTGACAATTCTAGGCAAAATTAACCAAATTAAATTTGGAAAAGTCACATAAAAACACACATTACTCCACATGGAGTTAGCCAAGTCATCCCGCATTTGGTTCCATTCTGAAGTTGGCTCTACTTGATCTACGAATTCTAGGTCACCATGAATCTCCTCATCGACCAGAGGTTGTGTATCTCCGTCAACGTGTTGCTCAATTGGATCATTGTGCATCTCACCCCGTACGAAATTGTGTAGCAGGAAGCATGCCATGATTAACCGGATCTGGATCTTAATCGGATAGAAAGTAGCACTCCGTAAGATACCCCATCTCATCTTTAGCACTGCAAAGGCCCTCTCAATTATGTTACGAGCTCTAGTATGCCTTAGATTAAACAATTCTCGTGCATTTTGCGGACGCTGGGTCCCGACTCCCCATTCCTTCAAATGATAGCGCACGTTTTTATACGGAGTAAGGAATCCTTCACTGTTTGCGTATCCATTATCACATAGATAATAAGTTCCTATAAAAGTGCCAACATACGATGGGGTATTTAGCTAGTGTAAATAATgggaaaaagataaaaatgaatACTACAAGGATTAAATAATCACAGTATCCTGTTCTTACACCTTTGTTTACTCTCAATCCACCTTCTCTAGTGACAGCATCCCTAAGCACTCGAGAGTCACCCGCCGATCCCTCCCACCCGGGTAAAAAGTATAAGAACTTCATATTGCGGTCACACGCAGCAAGAGTATTGGTCGCGATTTGGCCCTTTCGCGTGCGATATCGTGGCTTGTCTAAGGTCCTTACGAGCACATTTATGTAAGTGCCGTCCAAAGCGCCAATACAACCCTATTTGCAATTCGGTACCAGCATTATGAAAACAATATATTACTACCAACAAACTGCAAGAATTGAATGCAAATCGTGCAAATTAAAGTTAGATTACCTTGAAGTGTTGCCATCGTGGATCAACACAATTGTTTGTCACCGGATCAGGCCGAGGCAATAAAATTGTATGCAACTTGAGTACCGCTTTAAGTACAAGATGCACATAGTGAGAAATGGTTTCACCCGAACGACGAAATTCAAATCCAGAAGGTCTATTTTTCTTATGATGGGCTAAAATGCCTAGGAAAATTGCTACTTGCTCCTCTAgtaacacaaatcgaccattcCGTAGTCCACCACGGTCTCTTAAAAGAATACACAATCGTCCAAATGCATTCCTATCCATACGGAGGTTCGAAAAACAGTCGACATCACTAACTGCAGTGAGCCTGTTCATATGCCTCACTTGTGGAGGGATTCGCTCAATTAGTGAATACCTAACTTGGTGATTTCTTACACGACGTGTAAAACGCCTTGTTCTTTTCAAGTATAAGTACAGAATGATGATTTGTTGAATACGCAACAAAAAAAGTATATCTTCCACCATCAGGTTAACGGAAGGGGGTACACGAACAATACGGGCCATCACGAGCAATTCAATTACAACTACCAAGGAAATGTTACAAAATCAGAATGAAATTCATGAATATTGGGCACAAAACATAAAATTGCCTTTAGAGAACTCTAGATTCAGTAAAGACTCACTTTACTAACGAATACACAGTCATGTGATGCACATACACGTACTCAAATTTGGCTGCAAACTCAAGTTATGAACAGATACAACTTGTCAATACAAACTCTGTGTGCATACTAACGAGAACTATTTACTCTGCAGAGAAACTGGTCTTCCATTTCTATAAACCAATATACTACTAATAGAGATTAAAAATTCTTAGCAATAATAAGCTCAACACCTAAAAATAAAGAACAAGAGGAGATCTGGAAAATCAAGcacataaaaaataaagcaCAAAAGGAGATCTGGAAAATCAAGCacgtaaaaaataaaaacacaaatgGAAAGAGTCGATTGTTTATGAACTGGAGCATCAATAACTAACCGTCTGAAATTTGGGCGAAAACTTGCTGATGTTTATGTCGACCGATTCCGGTGGACGAATCGGATCCCTAACGCCGACCCCCTGGATGTGGACGCAAAATTCAGACGGCATTTGTGACCATATACAAACACCGATCCAAATTGTTATAGAGGGGAATAATACAACAATTTTGGCCTACCTTTGTGCGTGGGGGTATGGAGTCCTCAAGTGTTGTAACAATCTCTGGCTTCAATTGTAGGGTGTGTCTGCAGTGGTTTCACACAAGGTTTGGGGATGAATTATTGGAGGAGGTGTTTCCAAAATTCAAATCACGTATAGAGGGCAAAATGGAAATGTTGATGCTGTATCGGGCACGGGAGTCGAGGCATGATTATAATCGGTGCCTCAAATGCTGATACGAAACACATGTTATTTGGATGAACAGTTCGGGCTTTGACGGGCCGACATCGGGCCTCATGTTATCAAACAAAGCAACCAAACAGCAGGTTAACTCATGATAATAACATTTAACATGATTTGTCATGCTAACCAAACGACTCATTAATTAACTTAATAATTAGTGTAGATCTTAGTTCGGTCCCCTCTCCCTTTCTCTCTACCCTTCTATCTCCTCCAATCGCCGTCTCCTCTGGATCCCTAGCTTTCACAACCTTGAAACCCTAATCTCCGTGGATTAACCCACGGTAAAACTCGTATTCCGTCTATTCAACCTTCGGCTCCCTATCCGGATCTATTCCAGTGGAGCTTACGCCGACGCCGATGGGTGGAAGAATCCTTGCCCACCTTTCTTTTTCATTAGGGATTTTATTTGAATACATGTTTAGGATTTTGATCATTTGAATGTTCAGTTTTTGGGAAATaagtaatttaaaatattatgtttttatgtaaataaaagatttaatttttacaaacagatttaatataaaaatattattcataAGATCCGGAGGAAGTACTGTTAAATGTCAAATAGCTCTTCAAATATGCTTCGGCCTTGTGTACTTGTGTATATTGACCGGATTGGGCAAACAACTTTAGCTACTTATTTAGTAAGTATTACACTACTTTTAATcaagaaaaattaatttcaagCATTCGAGGTTGATAATTGGAGGTTTTGTATGTGGCTCGttcgtcccactctaagtggagcatttctaATTTGTCACATAATTTCGTcacatgattttatgtagtgttgttttgtgagtaaaaTGGAGAGAATcaagtaaaagagagagaaaaaatagagagatccatgtttatatatttataaatatgtcatttagagttagggctggggaaaaataccgaaatgccAAATACtggccttatcgtaccgaaaaaatactgaaaataccgaattttcggtactGTATgataaggtaaaggtatgaatttttatataccgcggcataccgaaattcagtatataccgtaatttaaggtatataccgtaaaatatgaatataataatatataaagtattttatatatttttaaattataaatttattgtgaaatataatataatatgaataaaatatactagtatttaataccacgtatattatttaaattactataaaatataaatagtattctaaaaactcacatattcaattttcattgatattgaaagtaaggtataccgcaaaagtatgatataccgaactttggtatggcataccaaaaatgaggtacgatatcggtatgaaaattctccataccgaaaataaggtataccgaaaattttggtaagataaatgtatgatttttttgcataccgaatttacggtaaggtatacggtatggtggtttcggtaaggtataccgtacctacgcACCCCTATTTAGAGTGAGACATTTCAAAAAGGGAAAtgtactccttccatcccaaAGAGCTAGTGATGAATTACAAGCAAGAAAGAGGCCAAGAGATTTGTGTTACATTTGATTTAGTTTATTATGAGAACTACGCATTTGGATGGGGAAACTATGCGAAAAAATATCCTAAACCCCATTTTAATTGGGCTAATAAGTTTGAGCCCACGTTGGTTTAATTGAATAATTGGGGCCGCTAGCTCAGCCCAATTCTAACTCTTACATTCTTAACAAAGTTTCTGATTTGTTACTATTATACCATCCTTTCGTTTGATTTGTGAAACGATGGACAAGTCGTTTTGCATCAAATCATTGTCGTTcactctttatttctcaatCGAAAAGAAAAAACAGCGTAACATGATTTAGCCATCTCTCATGTTCAAATAAATGTGCAGCCATGTGGgctatatttaaataattagataTATCGGTCTACATCGTAGTCTATTGATTTAGAAACATTTAACAAACTAAGTTAATATAATTTTGAGGATCAAATGATCAATTAACAAATTACAAGGATTATTCTGAAGTTaccatttaaataattttaattttgttaagtGAAACTAAAGTTACAATGAAGTTAGAGATACGTTCTATAAACACGGGTTATGCACGTGCAAGGATTAATACGCCAATAAAATTCCATTCTTATTGACAAAAGgcggaaaaaaaaaacaaattccTCAAGAACATTGATACTTGAAAGATGATATCTTCACTTCACAATTCATCAGACATGTCATGAATCCAGAGTATGCTTCCTCTTTATGTTTATCAATAGTATTTGATATGTATCATTTAagtaaatcataattttgattCCAATAGCTTCACCATATATGTTTTTAGCTTCGGTGGAATCTTAAGAAGCTTATGTTTGGACTTGGGTGCTATAGTATTTGATAGTTGTTTCCCTCTGTATatcgaaaaaataaaataaaattagttggCTTCGCATCTAAGTGTAGTCTCATACAAATGAACTGGATAAATAATTTTCTCGtgttatttatcatttttttgtgataatatggagtatttcgcaataaaaatatttatttcgtGGAAAACTAGCATTTTCATATATGAGATTAAATGATCTCGTATATGGCATGACATGtgattttgattatatgatgcatgGAGTGTTACTAATTTATGATGTGTCATGTTTTAGGAATTAGAAATGTTTAgcctaattttaaaaaaattaaatattattccgaaaattaaaataagtaagGATATTATATGCGTAGAAGCGTATATGTCATAAGTATTCACACTTGTAATAGTGCACAATTTTACAATAATATAACAAAATAGATATCCACATACGACTAGACACAGCTAATTTGCAAGTTCAACTTTTTCTGTGAAATTATACCGTATTTTATATTATCTTTGAAATATGCGTCAAGCTGGAAATACAGTCatatgaatttaaaaatatattatcaatTATATTATGCTCCttttatttacaaataaatttaaaatatattttatttggaCAAGAAAACAGTGAAGGTGACAAATAAAAAACAGCTAATCGGATACTAACACTCAGCTGTATAATTCGACAATTAATGTGCAATGAATTTGGACAATAGCATAAAATAACGTGGGTGATAATTGGTTGGGAAGTGTAAATCGAATAAGCAAAGAtctgtttttctatttttggcccTTCAACATTAGCTACGTGTTAGATTTTGGATTTACACTATGAAGCAAATTACTCTTTTAATAATTAACTGAATAAAGTATATAATTAAGAATCTTTGTaatcaataattaataatatatctaCACATCACTTAGtcagatttttattttatccaatAATTATAAAGTGCATCAGAAATCTAATATGaataggaaaagaaaacaacacatttAAATATTCTTACCATTGTAGATTTAATTTctcaaaaattgaaataaaattgtTTGGAGGTAAGCTGTTTCGTTTCTGCATACAACCAACATTCTAGCCGTATTTCCAGTGATTCAattttttctcttcaattttAATGAATGATTTCTTCATTATTGAATCCAATGCACATGCACATTAATTcattattcatatatatatgtttGATTAGACTTCAAGATTTTTTcatgtgatgatgatgatgatgtaaGATTGTAGGTATAAATATTGAATAGAAAAGCGGCAATTTGAATTGGATTTGAAGCTTTTGAAGGGAGAGGGAATAGGCAAAGACGATGAAGAATTCCGCATCTGAGCAGAGTTTCTACATCGAAAGTGAGGGAGAAGAAGATGAGAATTACAAATATggagatggtgatggtgatgggaGTGATTCCGAACATTCGAATTACTCCAACGACGACGACGACAATGACAATGCCAATCACGAGAGCAAGACGGCCTGGCCTCAAAGTTACAGGTATAAAAATTATCACAcattttgtaatttttcatGTGTGTTCTGTGTTAATTAATGATGAGCTGAAGATGGGATCTAATCTATCCAATTAATGTATCAATTTGATTGTTGTTTGTGGTGAAACATCATTCATTTTATGTCCATGCCCTTTGTTTATGTGTATGTGTTGTTTGATGATGAGATGAATATGGGAACTAAACCAAATGCTTCAATGCTCTTTATGTTATTGAGATCCAATTACTTGAGATAGTTAGTTGTGAATGTTATGGATCGGTTCACAATTCAATGGCTGGATCTTGATGAGAGGAATATGAAAGTAGCAGGTTGAATGATGTAGACAGTCGTCTCGTTGGAGATTCGGGATGTGGTTGGTAACTGATCAATGAATTGAATGATGTTGTTAAATGTGCGTTACAGGCAAACCATGGACTTATACGGTACTGTTCCATCTCCGAGTCTCACTTTCTTGGGGCCACCCATCGCTATCACAGCTGGGGAGCTCGTTCTTGTCATCGTCCCTCGTGAGGAGGCACACTCCCGACAGGCTACCTTCATTTGTCAGGCACTTCTGCCACAGTTAGAGGCTGAGAAATCCAAACAACCGCGTGGTTCTTACTATGGGCCACCTGCGCTCTCGAGGAATCCAGTTTGAGAAAAGCAGTTCTTGATAAGAGAGCTTCAATCGCACAGGAGCCTCCAGTT carries:
- the LOC121780623 gene encoding uncharacterized protein LOC121780623 isoform X2, producing the protein MARIVRVPPSVNLMVEDILFLLRIQQIIILYLYLKRTRRFTRRVRNHQVRYSLIERIPPQVRHMNRLTAVSDVDCFSNLRMDRNAFGRLCILLRDRGGLRNGRFVLLEEQVAIFLGILAHHKKNRPSGFEFRRSGETISHYVHLVLKAVLKLHTILLPRPDPVTNNCVDPRWQHFKGCIGALDGTYINVLVRTLDKPRYRTRKGQIATNTLAACDRNMKFLYFLPGWEGSAGDSRVLRDAVTREGGLRVNKGTYYLCDNGYANSEGFLTPYKNVRYHLKEWGVGTQRPQNARELFNLRHTRARNIIERAFAVLKMRWGILRSATFYPIKIQIRLIMACFLLHNFVRGEMHNDPIEQHVDGDTQPLVDEEIHGDLEFVDQVEPTSEWNQMRDDLANSMWSNRANVDGN
- the LOC121780623 gene encoding uncharacterized protein LOC121780623 isoform X1, with the protein product MARIVRVPPSVNLMVEDILFLLRIQQIIILYLYLKRTRRFTRRVRNHQVRYSLIERIPPQVRHMNRLTAVSDVDCFSNLRMDRNAFGRLCILLRDRGGLRNGRFVLLEEQVAIFLGILAHHKKNRPSGFEFRRSGETISHYVHLVLKAVLKLHTILLPRPDPVTNNCVDPRWQHFKGCIGALDGTYINVLVRTLDKPRYRTRKGQIATNTLAACDRNMKFLYFLPGWEGSAGDSRVLRDAVTREGGLRVNKGTYYLCDNGYANSEGFLTPYKNVRYHLKEWGVGTQRPQNARELFNLRHTRARNIIERAFAVLKMRWGILRSATFYPIKIQIRLIMACFLLHNFVRGEMHNDPIEQHVDGDTQPLVDEEIHGDLEFVDQVEPTSEWNQMRDDLANSMWSNVCFYVTFPNLIWLILPRIVRLHLLYKQYLIVRLL